In Verrucomicrobiota bacterium, one genomic interval encodes:
- a CDS encoding sulfatase, which yields MNPLDPFRAPATLAGRAVLLLVLMLHVAPRTAAAPPKPNVLWIVADDLNTRLGCYGDALAHSPNIDALARRGVKFDRAYCQYPLCNPSRASFMTGLRPDTTRVLENVTHFRKAVPDAQSVGQTFQHAGYRVTRVGKLYHYGVPAQIGTDGFDDAPSWQRTINPKGRDKDEEADLINFTPKIGLGAALAWRETQGNGEDHTDGLIATEVIKLLDQHAAQPDKPFFIGCGFFRPHVPVLASANYFALHAPGKVQLPREPKDHLAGIPPAALLVKPPSYGVPEEQLLVFLRAYYASVSLMDAQVGRVLAALDRLKLRDHTIVVFHSDHGWLLGEHGGQWQKRSLFEESARVPLILAAPGAKATGRACGRTVELVDLHPTVADLCRLPAPAKLEGRSLRPLLYDVNAPWDKPAFTQVTRNAETSLTVTVDPAKKTFMGRSVRTERWRYTEWDEGREGAELYDHAADPREWNNLAKDPKHAKTTEQMKKLLHPSRDN from the coding sequence ATGAATCCCCTCGATCCGTTCCGCGCCCCGGCCACGCTCGCAGGGCGAGCTGTGCTGCTGCTCGTGTTGATGCTCCACGTCGCGCCGCGAACCGCCGCCGCGCCGCCCAAGCCCAACGTCCTGTGGATTGTCGCCGACGACTTGAACACGCGGCTCGGCTGCTACGGCGACGCGCTCGCGCACTCGCCGAACATTGACGCGCTCGCCAGGCGCGGCGTGAAGTTCGACCGCGCGTATTGCCAGTATCCCCTGTGCAACCCGTCGCGCGCGTCGTTCATGACCGGCTTGCGGCCCGACACCACGCGCGTCCTTGAGAACGTCACACACTTCCGGAAGGCCGTTCCCGACGCGCAGTCCGTGGGGCAGACGTTTCAGCATGCCGGCTACCGCGTGACGCGCGTCGGCAAGCTCTATCACTACGGCGTGCCCGCGCAAATCGGCACGGACGGCTTCGACGACGCGCCGTCGTGGCAGCGGACCATCAACCCGAAGGGCCGCGACAAGGACGAGGAGGCCGACCTCATCAACTTCACCCCCAAGATCGGGCTCGGCGCCGCGCTCGCGTGGCGCGAGACGCAGGGCAACGGCGAGGACCACACCGACGGCCTCATCGCCACGGAGGTCATCAAGCTCCTCGACCAACACGCCGCGCAACCGGACAAGCCGTTTTTCATCGGCTGCGGGTTTTTCCGCCCGCACGTGCCGGTGCTTGCGAGCGCGAATTACTTCGCGCTGCACGCCCCCGGCAAGGTGCAGCTCCCGAGGGAACCGAAGGACCACCTCGCCGGCATCCCGCCCGCCGCGCTGCTGGTCAAGCCGCCGAGCTACGGTGTGCCCGAGGAGCAGCTTCTCGTTTTCCTCCGCGCCTACTACGCGAGCGTGAGCTTGATGGACGCGCAGGTCGGCCGCGTGCTTGCGGCGCTCGACCGCCTCAAGCTGCGCGACCACACCATCGTCGTCTTCCACAGCGACCACGGCTGGCTGCTTGGCGAGCACGGCGGCCAGTGGCAGAAGCGCAGCCTCTTCGAGGAATCCGCGCGCGTGCCGCTCATCCTCGCCGCGCCCGGCGCGAAGGCCACCGGCCGCGCGTGCGGGCGCACCGTCGAGTTGGTGGACCTGCATCCCACCGTCGCGGACCTCTGCCGCCTGCCCGCGCCCGCGAAGCTCGAAGGCCGCAGCCTGCGCCCGCTGCTCTACGACGTGAACGCACCGTGGGACAAGCCCGCCTTCACGCAAGTCACGCGCAACGCCGAGACAAGCCTGACCGTGACCGTGGACCCGGCGAAGAAAACCTTCATGGGCCGGAGCGTCCGCACCGAGCGCTGGCGCTACACCGAGTGGGATGAAGGCCGCGAAGGCGCCGAGCTTTACGACCACGCCGCCGACCCGCGCGAGTGGAACAACCTCGCCAAAGACCCGAAGCACGCGAAGACGACGGAGCAAATGAAGAAGCTGCTGCATCCGTCTCGCGATAACTGA
- a CDS encoding serine/threonine protein kinase, with product MQIPGRAALLVAFILVSPSGVFAEDWPGWRGPRGDGSSSEKTVPVKWSATENIAWKTPITGGGHASPIVWGDRVFTVTAVAETEGRDLVCLDRKSGRVIWQKTVITSPFERKHKLNSHASSTPATDGKLVYVAFLDVRDMVVAAYDFEGNPKWLVRPGAFSSVHGFCSSPVIYKDKLIVNGDHDGASYIVALDRATGATAWKTPRANKTRSYCVPIIRELSGRTQMILSGDKSVASYNPDTGKLHWILDGPTEQWVASIVYNPRADLLFVTGGFPDHHIFGLRHNGSGLIGEKEFAWHHTRPSWVSYVPSPISEGDYFLIVSDQGYACCFNAKTGELKWDQKLGAHHASLVSANGLVYFIADNGVTTVVKPGPAYEAVATNPLGAQVFASPAISNGQIFIRGDKHLFAIGKK from the coding sequence ATGCAAATACCCGGCCGTGCCGCGCTCCTCGTCGCGTTCATCCTTGTGAGCCCATCCGGCGTATTCGCCGAGGACTGGCCCGGCTGGCGCGGTCCGCGGGGCGACGGTTCGAGTTCCGAGAAGACCGTGCCGGTGAAGTGGAGCGCCACCGAGAACATCGCCTGGAAAACCCCGATCACCGGCGGCGGCCACGCCTCGCCCATCGTGTGGGGCGACCGCGTATTCACCGTCACGGCCGTGGCGGAGACGGAAGGCCGCGACCTCGTCTGCCTGGATCGCAAGTCAGGCCGCGTGATTTGGCAGAAGACCGTCATCACCTCGCCCTTCGAGCGGAAGCACAAACTCAACAGCCACGCGTCGAGCACGCCCGCAACCGACGGCAAGCTGGTCTATGTCGCGTTCCTCGACGTGCGTGACATGGTCGTGGCGGCCTACGATTTCGAGGGCAACCCGAAGTGGCTTGTGCGGCCGGGCGCGTTCAGCAGCGTGCATGGCTTCTGCAGTTCACCGGTCATCTACAAGGACAAGCTCATTGTGAACGGCGACCACGACGGCGCTTCCTACATCGTCGCCCTCGACCGCGCGACGGGCGCGACGGCCTGGAAAACGCCGCGCGCCAACAAGACCCGCAGTTATTGCGTGCCGATCATCCGCGAGTTGAGCGGCCGCACGCAGATGATCCTGTCCGGGGACAAGTCCGTCGCCAGCTACAACCCCGACACGGGGAAGCTGCACTGGATCCTCGACGGCCCCACCGAGCAATGGGTCGCGAGCATCGTCTACAACCCGCGCGCGGACCTGCTCTTCGTCACCGGCGGCTTTCCCGATCACCACATCTTCGGCCTGCGCCACAACGGCAGCGGGCTCATTGGCGAGAAGGAGTTCGCATGGCACCACACCCGGCCGTCGTGGGTCAGCTATGTGCCGTCGCCAATCAGCGAGGGGGATTACTTCCTGATCGTTAGCGACCAGGGCTACGCCTGCTGTTTCAACGCGAAGACCGGCGAGTTGAAGTGGGACCAGAAGCTCGGCGCGCACCACGCGTCACTCGTGTCGGCCAACGGACTCGTCTATTTCATCGCGGACAACGGCGTGACAACGGTGGTGAAACCCGGCCCCGCTTACGAAGCCGTCGCGACAAACCCGCTCGGCGCACAGGTGTTCGCGTCGCCCGCAATCAGCAATGGACAGATCTTCATCCGCGGCGACAAGCACCTGTTCGCCATCGGCAAGAAATAG
- the msrA gene encoding peptide-methionine (S)-S-oxide reductase MsrA — translation MKRPWLLALAVLGPVLAGCAPTTAPVNTEPTSTTSSKPSAPATAAPAATNADAVAAPVAAGPTQKIVVGGGCFWCVEAVLQRLPGVTKVVSGYSGGHVPNPTYEQISEKNTGHAEVVQVEFDPAVVPLGTVLDVFFLSHDPTTLNRQGADSGPQYRSCIFYADDAQKAAAEAATKRAQPDWRVPIVTEIAPLKNFYVAEGYHQNYYNLNKNRNSYCAVVITPKLNKLLNKGVIRE, via the coding sequence ATGAAACGCCCGTGGCTCCTCGCGCTCGCCGTCCTCGGTCCGGTGCTCGCGGGTTGCGCGCCCACCACCGCACCTGTGAATACCGAACCAACATCCACCACATCCTCCAAGCCTTCCGCACCGGCCACCGCCGCGCCTGCCGCAACGAACGCAGACGCGGTGGCCGCACCCGTTGCCGCCGGGCCGACGCAGAAAATAGTCGTGGGCGGCGGGTGTTTCTGGTGCGTCGAGGCGGTGTTGCAGCGACTCCCGGGCGTGACGAAAGTCGTGTCCGGTTATTCCGGTGGCCACGTGCCGAACCCGACCTACGAGCAGATTTCCGAGAAGAACACCGGCCACGCGGAAGTCGTGCAGGTGGAGTTTGATCCGGCCGTCGTGCCCCTCGGAACCGTGCTCGACGTGTTCTTCCTTTCACACGATCCGACCACGTTGAACCGGCAGGGGGCGGACTCGGGACCGCAGTATCGCTCGTGCATTTTCTACGCCGACGACGCGCAGAAGGCCGCCGCCGAGGCCGCGACGAAGCGGGCCCAACCCGACTGGCGCGTTCCCATCGTGACGGAGATCGCGCCGTTGAAGAACTTCTACGTCGCGGAGGGCTACCACCAGAATTACTACAACCTGAACAAGAACCGGAATTCTTATTGCGCCGTCGTGATCACGCCAAAGCTCAACAAGCTGCTCAACAAGGGCGTGATCAGGGAGTAA
- a CDS encoding PDZ domain-containing protein has translation MKEFVGVRVVQFNGTDLARFQFDYDQTFAMFFMNADGTIYGRFGTRSDMKKADREISIDGLGKTLAAALELHKGYPANQSAFVAKTGPAPRFSRPEQYPSLKGRYQATLDAAKPVQSCMHCHQPLEAERKMFRAAGQPIPEEILHTWPMPDVVGLSLDPKEKAKVRRVIPGSTAEKDGFKAGDEITSLGGQPIISIADVQFVMQFAKTPARLNAEVLRGGKKTPLMLTLDAGWRRVSDFGWRVSSWDLRRMATGGLKVDALAGEALAKAGLGADKLALEIKHAGEYGEHAAAKNAGFRKGDIIVAIDGRTRRMTEAEWLAYLLTKPAGSKIPATVLRGGQRVELQLPTQQ, from the coding sequence ATGAAGGAGTTCGTCGGCGTGCGCGTGGTGCAATTCAACGGCACCGACCTGGCGCGGTTCCAGTTCGACTACGACCAGACGTTCGCGATGTTCTTCATGAACGCCGACGGCACCATCTACGGCCGCTTCGGCACGCGCTCGGACATGAAGAAAGCCGACCGGGAGATCTCGATCGACGGACTCGGCAAAACGCTCGCGGCCGCGCTCGAATTGCACAAGGGCTACCCGGCGAACCAGTCGGCGTTCGTTGCGAAGACCGGTCCCGCGCCGCGCTTCAGCCGGCCCGAGCAATACCCGTCGCTCAAAGGCCGCTACCAGGCCACGCTCGACGCCGCCAAGCCCGTGCAAAGCTGCATGCACTGCCACCAGCCGCTCGAGGCCGAACGCAAGATGTTCCGCGCCGCGGGCCAGCCGATTCCCGAGGAGATTCTTCACACGTGGCCGATGCCGGATGTCGTCGGCTTGAGCCTCGATCCAAAGGAGAAGGCAAAAGTGCGCCGCGTCATCCCCGGCTCCACCGCGGAGAAGGACGGCTTCAAGGCGGGCGACGAAATCACCTCGCTCGGCGGCCAACCCATCATCTCGATCGCCGACGTGCAGTTCGTGATGCAGTTCGCGAAGACGCCCGCACGGTTGAACGCCGAGGTTCTTCGCGGCGGCAAGAAGACCCCGCTCATGCTCACGCTTGATGCGGGCTGGCGGCGGGTTAGTGATTTTGGATGGCGCGTCAGCTCGTGGGACCTGCGCCGGATGGCGACGGGCGGCTTGAAGGTGGACGCGCTCGCCGGCGAAGCGCTCGCGAAGGCCGGCCTTGGCGCCGACAAGCTCGCGCTCGAGATCAAACACGCCGGCGAATACGGCGAGCACGCCGCCGCGAAGAACGCCGGCTTCCGCAAGGGAGACATCATCGTGGCCATCGACGGCCGGACGCGCCGCATGACGGAGGCCGAGTGGCTGGCCTACCTGCTCACCAAGCCCGCGGGCTCGAAGATTCCCGCGACGGTCCTGCGCGGCGGCCAGCGCGTCGAGCTTCAGTTGCCCACGCAACAGTGA
- a CDS encoding PDZ domain-containing protein has protein sequence MDCQSFDEQVVRRDPKVQKLLDQFVCVRIVQANGMDLTLFQFDYDLTFAAFMLNADRTIYGRYASRTGRRQASQATGIESFGKALEAALEIHKGYPANKPSLLGKQPLPVSRKVPEDYPSLAAKFGRPGERPVVGDRNCIHCHQISQAQKREHEGAKRDMPLALKLPYPMPEVFGLGLDPKQKARVSRVRDDTTAARDGFKVGDDILTLEGQPILSIADIQWVTHNAIAPTKLKADVLRAGKRITLPLTLAADWRKPPK, from the coding sequence GTGGACTGCCAGTCCTTTGACGAGCAGGTTGTTCGTCGCGATCCGAAAGTTCAGAAGCTCCTCGACCAGTTCGTGTGCGTGCGCATCGTGCAGGCAAACGGAATGGACCTCACCCTCTTCCAGTTCGACTACGACCTCACCTTTGCCGCGTTCATGCTGAACGCCGACCGCACCATCTACGGCCGATACGCCTCGCGCACGGGCCGCCGGCAGGCCTCGCAGGCGACGGGCATCGAGAGCTTCGGCAAGGCGCTCGAGGCCGCGCTGGAAATCCACAAGGGCTACCCGGCCAACAAACCCTCGCTCCTTGGCAAGCAGCCCCTGCCCGTCAGCCGCAAGGTGCCGGAGGATTATCCGTCGCTCGCCGCGAAATTTGGGCGCCCGGGCGAACGCCCGGTTGTCGGCGACCGCAACTGCATCCACTGCCATCAGATTTCGCAGGCGCAGAAGCGCGAGCACGAGGGTGCCAAGCGCGACATGCCGCTGGCGCTCAAGCTGCCGTATCCCATGCCCGAGGTGTTCGGACTCGGCCTGGATCCCAAGCAGAAGGCACGAGTCTCCCGCGTCCGGGACGACACGACCGCCGCGCGCGACGGCTTCAAGGTCGGCGATGACATCCTCACCCTCGAAGGACAGCCCATCCTGAGCATCGCGGACATCCAATGGGTCACGCACAACGCAATCGCCCCGACGAAGTTGAAGGCCGACGTGCTGCGCGCAGGCAAACGCATCACCCTTCCGCTGACCCTCGCGGCCGATTGGCGCAAGCCGCCGAAATGA
- a CDS encoding VWA domain-containing protein, producing MRRLPVYTLADCSGSMQGNPIESVKSGIRALRDELMGDPSAVECASLSVITFDSNAQQVVPLTELAQFNPPDIRAVGTTAFGAAPKLLQDCVEREVQKTTPEKKGDWKPLVFIFTGGAPTDRWDTSAADLKAKRPGNIIAVACGDQADADILKNVTAPVLVMKEMTPDAFRAFFKWVSASPAAPAEGIAPPPPQIVIHP from the coding sequence GTGCGACGACTTCCTGTTTACACTCTGGCTGACTGCTCCGGTTCCATGCAGGGCAACCCCATCGAATCCGTCAAGAGCGGCATCCGCGCGCTCCGCGACGAGCTGATGGGCGATCCCAGCGCGGTCGAGTGCGCCTCCCTGTCCGTGATCACCTTCGACAGCAACGCGCAGCAGGTCGTGCCGCTGACCGAGCTCGCGCAGTTCAACCCGCCCGACATCCGCGCGGTCGGCACCACGGCGTTTGGAGCGGCGCCCAAGCTCCTGCAAGACTGCGTCGAGCGCGAGGTGCAGAAGACCACGCCCGAGAAGAAAGGCGATTGGAAGCCGCTCGTGTTCATCTTCACCGGCGGCGCGCCGACGGATCGTTGGGACACTTCCGCCGCCGACCTCAAGGCGAAGCGCCCCGGCAACATCATCGCCGTCGCCTGCGGCGACCAGGCGGACGCGGACATCCTGAAGAATGTGACCGCGCCCGTGCTCGTGATGAAGGAGATGACGCCCGACGCGTTCAGGGCGTTCTTCAAGTGGGTCAGCGCCTCGCCCGCCGCGCCCGCCGAGGGCATCGCGCCGCCGCCGCCGCAGATTGTGATTCACCCGTGA
- the uvrA gene encoding excinuclease ABC subunit UvrA, whose amino-acid sequence MTQGFIRVGGARQHNLKDLTLAIPRDKLVVITGLSGSGKSSLAFDTLYAEGQRKYVESLSAYARQFLDQLEKPDVDTIEGLSPTIAIEQRSSGSNPRSTIATTTEIYDYLRLLFAHIGQPHCPETGVPIRAQSTTEIVDKILALPPRAKVMLLAPVVRGGRGEFRDVIERLAREGFVRARVDGEFVELAANIRVKLDPKAKHDIDVVVDRLVLDDKVRIRLADSAQTALKWGEGRVLVLDQVPEEDFKVQSPRFKTEGTSGSNPSATGHRPPAIWRETLHSNRMHSPATGRSYDTPTPKHFSFNSPFGACPVCHGLGQKLVFDPGLVVPDPEKSLEAGAVLPWRRGGKRMVVYYKALLRGLASHYGVDLEAPFKALPAEFREALLHGTGATEVSFHFMRAGKPSKVTRAFEGVLPNLERLYAESESEFTRNRLKAFMAPEHCDACGGKRLKPEVLAVTLAIADSGAGAGPANPKSEIPNTKSKIPGLSIMDVCALSVGAADSFFSSLALSEFQQKIAGELIREIRARLGFLRNVGLGYLTLDRESGTLSGGEAQRIRLATQIGAGLVGVIYILDEPSIGLHQRDNERLLATLEGLRNLGNTVLVVEHDEDTIRRADHILDLGPGAGVRGGELVAQGALDDILSSPRSFTGRYLKGELSIAVPRKRVAPARERGWLEVLGATENNLKNVDARIPLGMLTCVTGVSGSGKSTLVVDILQRALFRQWFGSKERPGAHRELRGAGQLDKVIVIDQSPIGRTPRSNPATYTGMFNTIRDLFSKMPAAKVRGYDAGRFSFNVKGGRCEKCEGDGLIKIEMHFLPPVYVTCEACAGRRYNRETLEIAYKGMNIADVLDMTVDEAVTFFRAVPQVYEPCLTLAEVGLGYVRLGQQATTLSGGEAQRVKLAAELARKQTGRTLYILDEPTTGLHFHDVSKLLEVLFKLRAPGNTLLVIEHNLDVIKCADWLIDLGPEGGEGGGRIVAEGPPEAVARVTESHTGRFLSRILDRPVG is encoded by the coding sequence ATGACGCAGGGCTTCATCCGAGTCGGTGGCGCGAGGCAGCACAACCTCAAGGACCTCACGCTCGCCATCCCGCGCGACAAGCTGGTGGTCATCACCGGCTTGTCGGGCTCGGGCAAGTCCTCGCTCGCGTTCGACACGCTTTACGCCGAGGGCCAGCGCAAATACGTCGAGTCGCTCTCGGCTTACGCGCGGCAGTTCCTCGACCAGCTCGAAAAGCCCGACGTGGACACCATCGAGGGCCTCTCGCCGACCATCGCCATCGAGCAGCGCAGCTCGGGCTCCAACCCGCGATCGACCATCGCCACCACCACCGAGATTTACGATTACCTCCGCCTGCTCTTCGCGCACATCGGCCAGCCGCATTGCCCCGAGACCGGCGTGCCCATCCGCGCGCAGAGCACCACGGAGATCGTGGACAAGATCCTCGCGCTGCCGCCGCGCGCGAAGGTGATGCTGCTCGCGCCCGTCGTGCGCGGCGGACGCGGCGAGTTCCGCGACGTGATCGAGCGGCTCGCCCGCGAGGGCTTCGTGCGCGCGCGGGTGGACGGCGAATTCGTCGAGCTCGCGGCCAACATCCGCGTGAAGCTCGACCCGAAGGCCAAGCACGACATTGACGTGGTCGTGGACCGCCTCGTGCTCGACGACAAAGTGCGCATTCGCCTCGCTGACTCGGCGCAAACGGCGCTCAAATGGGGCGAGGGCCGCGTGCTGGTCTTGGACCAAGTTCCGGAGGAGGACTTCAAGGTTCAAAGTCCAAGGTTCAAAACTGAAGGCACGAGCGGTTCCAACCCATCGGCCACCGGCCACCGGCCACCGGCAATCTGGCGAGAGACTCTCCACTCCAACCGCATGCATTCGCCCGCGACAGGCCGAAGCTACGACACGCCCACGCCGAAGCATTTCTCCTTCAACTCGCCCTTCGGCGCGTGCCCGGTCTGCCACGGGCTTGGGCAGAAGCTCGTCTTCGATCCCGGCCTCGTCGTGCCCGACCCGGAGAAGTCGCTCGAAGCCGGCGCGGTGCTTCCGTGGCGGCGCGGCGGCAAGCGGATGGTCGTCTACTACAAGGCACTGCTGCGCGGGCTCGCGTCGCACTACGGCGTGGACCTCGAGGCGCCGTTCAAGGCGCTGCCCGCGGAGTTCCGCGAGGCCCTGCTGCACGGCACGGGCGCGACGGAGGTCAGCTTTCACTTCATGCGCGCGGGCAAGCCGAGCAAGGTCACGCGCGCGTTCGAGGGCGTGCTGCCGAATCTCGAGCGGCTCTACGCGGAGAGTGAAAGCGAGTTCACGCGCAACCGGCTGAAGGCGTTCATGGCCCCTGAACACTGCGACGCGTGCGGCGGGAAGCGGCTCAAGCCCGAGGTGCTCGCGGTGACGCTGGCCATTGCGGATTCAGGCGCCGGCGCCGGCCCGGCAAATCCGAAATCCGAAATCCCAAACACGAAATCGAAGATCCCCGGCCTTTCCATCATGGACGTCTGCGCGCTGTCGGTGGGCGCGGCGGACAGCTTTTTCAGCTCGCTCGCGTTGTCGGAGTTCCAGCAGAAGATCGCGGGCGAGCTCATCAGGGAAATCCGCGCCCGGCTCGGTTTCCTGCGCAACGTCGGCCTCGGCTACCTTACGCTCGACCGCGAGAGCGGCACGCTGTCGGGCGGCGAAGCGCAGCGCATCCGCCTGGCGACGCAAATCGGCGCGGGGTTGGTCGGCGTCATCTACATCCTCGACGAGCCGAGCATCGGCCTGCACCAGCGCGACAACGAGCGCCTGCTCGCCACGCTCGAAGGGCTTCGCAACCTCGGCAACACCGTGCTCGTCGTCGAGCACGACGAGGACACCATCCGCCGCGCGGATCACATCCTCGACCTCGGCCCCGGCGCCGGCGTGCGCGGCGGCGAACTCGTCGCGCAGGGCGCGCTCGATGACATCCTCTCGTCCCCGCGCTCGTTCACGGGCCGTTATCTCAAGGGCGAACTCAGCATCGCCGTCCCGCGCAAACGCGTCGCCCCGGCGCGCGAGCGCGGCTGGCTCGAAGTCCTCGGCGCGACGGAGAACAACCTGAAGAACGTGGACGCGCGCATTCCGCTCGGCATGCTCACATGCGTGACCGGTGTGAGCGGCAGCGGCAAGAGCACGCTCGTGGTGGACATCCTGCAACGCGCGCTGTTCCGGCAGTGGTTCGGCTCGAAGGAACGCCCCGGCGCGCACCGCGAACTGCGCGGCGCCGGTCAGCTCGACAAGGTCATCGTCATTGACCAGTCGCCCATCGGCCGCACGCCGCGCAGCAACCCGGCGACCTACACCGGCATGTTCAACACCATCCGCGACCTCTTCTCGAAGATGCCGGCCGCCAAGGTGCGCGGCTACGACGCGGGGCGGTTCAGCTTCAACGTGAAGGGCGGCCGCTGCGAAAAGTGCGAGGGCGACGGGCTCATCAAGATCGAGATGCATTTCCTGCCGCCGGTGTATGTCACGTGCGAGGCGTGCGCGGGCCGGCGCTACAACCGCGAGACGCTCGAGATCGCCTACAAGGGCATGAACATCGCCGACGTGCTCGACATGACGGTGGACGAGGCGGTGACGTTTTTCCGCGCGGTGCCGCAAGTCTATGAGCCGTGCCTCACGCTCGCCGAGGTCGGGCTCGGCTACGTGCGCCTCGGCCAGCAGGCCACAACCCTCTCGGGCGGCGAGGCGCAGCGGGTGAAGCTCGCCGCCGAACTCGCTCGCAAGCAGACGGGCCGCACGCTCTACATCCTCGACGAGCCGACCACGGGCCTGCATTTCCACGATGTGAGCAAGCTGCTTGAAGTGCTCTTCAAGCTGCGCGCCCCGGGCAACACGTTGCTCGTCATCGAGCACAACCTCGACGTGATCAAGTGCGCCGACTGGCTGATTGACCTCGGCCCCGAGGGCGGCGAAGGCGGCGGGCGCATCGTGGCCGAAGGCCCGCCCGAGGCCGTGGCGCGCGTGACCGAGAGTCACACGGGGAGATTTTTGAGTCGAATCCTCGACCGGCCTGTCGGATAA